A part of Ammospiza caudacuta isolate bAmmCau1 chromosome 5, bAmmCau1.pri, whole genome shotgun sequence genomic DNA contains:
- the LOC131558274 gene encoding inositol 1,4,5-trisphosphate receptor-interacting protein-like 1, with amino-acid sequence MEDREKTRYAGHEQGILLVDRIEWPVEDLERGCSVIAELMESLTRVFVDSVSNTPYPVPQEAIGVGSAFEGWSPRDWDGVYRVLVPLNPPPGHTFHLEPKSAGQVAARTFNVCVELVCTCEKEQVEEKPLCFLHHSREELRRKQKRSLLETLCTSSYLDVEKTSRWFCQLVRSSWLQVPQWHSWHVVFQPCRRSCRLELSKGRESLTVEMLFGVRRGDSDIFVSSQPTKATITASTAWAETYAVAEAKFFRHIARQLPCESLHLKCLQLFTCILRDTGFSSSTWKTVVMHVLTTVPLSRWHRRAFAWRLWDIMAYLDRCLQLKHLRHFVLGNERLPAEISLPPAMRGVVPPNLFEHLARDPAAHREARQAYGRLRFRLGVLLSSH; translated from the coding sequence ATGGAAGACAGAGAAAAGACCCGATATGCTGGGCATGAGCAAGGAATCCTTTTAGTGGACCGCATAGAGTGGCCTGTGGAGGACCTGGAGAGAGGCTGCTCAGTAATAGCTGAGCTGATGGAGAGCTTGACGCGTGTCTTTGTGGACAGCGTGAGCAATACCCCCTACCCAGTGCCTCAAGAAGCCATCGGGGTGGGCAGTGCCTTTGAGGGTTGGAGTCCCCGTGACTGGGATGGGGTGTACCGTGTGCTGGTCCCACTGAATCCCCCACCAGGGCACACCTTCCACCTGGAGCCGAAAAgtgcagggcaggtggcagcaAGGACCTTCAACGTCTGTGTGGAGCTGGTGTGCACGTGCGAGAAGGAGCAGGTGGAAGAGAAGCCGTTGTGCTTCTTGCACCACTCGCGGGAGGAGCTGCGGCGGAAGCAGAAGCGCAGCCTCCTAGAGACGCTCTGCACCAGCTCCTACCTGGACGTGGAAAAAACCTCCCGCTGGTTCTGCCAGTTGGTGAGAAGCTCGTGGCTGCAAGTGCCTCAGTGGCACTCATGGCACGTGGTGTTTCAGCCCTGCCGCCGGTCCTGCCGATTGGAGCTAAGcaaaggcagggagagcctgaCAGTGGAGATGCTCTTTGGGGTGCGCCGAGGGGACTCTGACAtctttgtgagcagccagcccACCAAGGCCACCATCACTGCAAGCACAGCGTGGGCAGAGACGTACGCTGTGGCAGAGGCAAAATTCTTCCGGCACATCGCCAGGCAGCTGCCGTGTGAGAGCTTGCACCTGAAATGCCTGCAGCTCTTCACCTGCATCCTGAGGGACACAGGTTTTTCCAGCTCTACCTGGAAGACTGTGGTCATGCACGTGCTGACCACAGTACCTCTGTCCCGGTGGCACAGGAGAGCATTTGCATGGCGGCTGTGGGACATCATGGCATACCTGGACCGCTGCCTGCAGCTGAAACACCTGAGACACTTTGTGCTGGGCAATGAGAGGCTTCCTGCCGAGATCAGCTTGCCGCCAGCAATGCGAGGGGTTGTGCCGCCCAACCTCTTTGAGCACCTGGCCCGAGATCCGGCCGCCCACAGAGAGGCAAGGCAAGCTTATGGTCGGCTGCGATTTCGCCTCggggtgctgctctccagccactga